The nucleotide window AACTGAACATATATGATGGCACTTCTTCCAAATCATTTTGCAGTGGTCAGAAGCGCCATGGCAGACATGTCATGCCAGAGGCCTCGTACATGGCAACCACGAGAAGCAAGGCAGGCTTCTGTAGAGAAGCAACAGGAGAAACAAAATGACAGAGCACAGAGCAGACCAACCTGCACGGTTGCCATGAGGAACGCAAGAAAGCAGTCAGGCAGCCGAGGGGCATCCCGATGAATAAAACAGCTAGGTCTTCACTGTGATGTGGCACACGTTGACAAAATTCATGGCAACACATATGACTATTTCTTCTTTTACTGGCAGCTGCTCCAGCACCTGCATATTTACCGACTACGTATGGAACCTGTATTAATTTCAGAAGTACTGTAATTTTTAGGAATACAACTAACCTAATGTGCTCACGCTATCTCAAACAAATGTGGCCTATACTATCTACAATATCTGATAAAGTAACTTTGGATCATTCATTTCAAAGTGAAGTGCACGAAGAATTCCAAATCCCAAGCTCTCTGGCCCTGTAATGTAAGTAGTGACATTAAGAACATGTGAGGAACCTaaccaaataaaaaaaatgcaaacCATCCCTGCTATCATGGATAAACAACAGCACAACACAAACATGTAGGAagtcactaagataatgtaacaACACGTACGACAAGCAATGCTCTCAGGAACCAAGTAGTTAATCTTGTGCTTGAAGAGTGAATATAAAGAGAAAAGTATAATGGGGGATATAGAGGAGGAATACGAATTGGATGTTACCTTGCCTGCTAAATGAGAACCTGAAGCACTCCAATTATATTTTTCCCAGTCGCATATGGTGGCCATAAAAACAAACGGAAGTATTAGGCCAAGTAAAATACAGTTAGAAAAACAATGGGAATCATGGCTCAATATGATATATCATGTGCAACTAAATAAAATTAATTGTAAAATAGAAGAGAGGAGGcaaggaaaataagaaaagagaatGCTAATCATAGCTGCAGCGGCCATGGTGGTTATTTATTTTGAGAAGCATTCATACCCTTGCAAAGTGGTGGCATAGTAAGAACTCATCCACATTTAAGCATTAGCTTACTGTGCCAAATATCTCATATTTACGTAGATCCCCATAAAGGCAAGGGCACCTGTATCAACTTACATAGCACGGCAAAAACATATATCCTCTAAAAAAAGAAAATATGAGAAATCTACGAACAATCCAACCTATGTATATAATAGAGAGGGCACTGAGTAATTTAGCAGGTCTACATAGAACCTAAATTGAGTTGGTAACACATCCAAATGTTAAACTATTAGTAGTAATCAAACACGATGCGTGGACGAACAGTAAAGAGGAAGAACACATAGTGTCAGCCGCCGCCGGTATAATCTAGCTGATGACCACAGGGACAGATACGCGGGAGTACAACATGGAATAAAACCTGAATCAAAACGAAAGATGAGAAGCGTGGGGAAATTACCAGGGGTCGGCAATGAGGAACACGAGGCAGGGGCGATGCTGGATCGGAGAACCTTCGAAGACGGACCAGCACCAGCAGACCAAGACGGAGCAAACGCAGGTCCTGGCCCCCGGCGCGTGGAGCTGGCAAATGATCCCACCTCCGGCACGAACTCAGGAAGGGCACAGGTGAGGGGACCCTGAGCATGGCGCCCGCGATACCTAGGGTTTCGGCGGACTGTGCGCTCGGGTCCTGCACGGGGGCAGCGAGGCCCCGGCTGCTGCGCGTGCAGCGCGCGGGTGGCGCCTCGCGCTCCGGCGATGCCGCGAGGCGAGGAGGGAAGCAGAGAGGGAGGAAGGGGCAGCGGCGGTCGTCGTGTCGGAGACAGCGCGACGCGAGACGTGAAGGAGAGAGcgatggggagagagaggagggggcgacGAGAAGACTCAGGAAACAGAAGCGGAAGCACGGGGAGTATATATTTGCTTTTGTGGATTCGGTGGATAAGCCGGAGAATCCGAGAAGAAACGATGAAAAGCCGGATAAGCTAAGGAGAAGCACGAGGAGCCGCTTCAGACGAAATTTGATTCAATAGATCTGGACCGCAGGACCAAAGATCGAACGGACGAGGGAATTCCAGGTGACGTGGATGGTCTGAGCGACGGCCGAGGCTCGTCGGCTTAATGATAGTAAATAAGCTCGTTCAGGAAGCTTCGAAGTACCTGCTGAGGTGAAGAAATTGTTGTTGCACGCTCTACAATAGTTTTAATGCTCCCATAGAACAACCTGACCATTTCCACATTTCAATGCCACTTGCCAAATGTACGAAACATATAACATTTGACATGTTCGACTTACTCTATATTCAGcttgttcagcttcttttttcagccaaaacagtattttttctcataataattcaactgaaacaatatttttcaatCAGTTTCAACCAAATTTCAGATCAACAAACGGGACCATTTACTCCTGAACACCTAATGAAAGGCTCCCTCCTCCGCATGTCTACACCGACAGTTACTATTCACTCGAACATCGCTGTTCACGCGCTAATTATTGTTTGCCCGTCAGTCACTGTGCAACGTCTGCTTCAAATACGGTTCGACACTGTTTAGGACTGTTGTTTTATTGTTCCAAACGCCTTTTACTGCTCGCGTCACTGCTCACGTACCTTCCTCCCTGTGCACGTGCAGCGAAGCGCTCGTTCTCAACCTGGTACACATTGTGCGTCAATTCTATACAGATAATTCATAATGTTCAGCTCAAAAATCCTTACAACTATGTTGTACAGAACGACGACAGATCTGTAACTAGTTGTAACAACAATCAGTTCAATATACATTCTTTGCTACGGTTACCCTATTGGTAGTTACCTGTGACTTTTGTGAGGTATAAAAACGTGAGAAATCATCCTTGGTCATGCCCTGTTTGGATTCATATTGGTAATAATTAGCAACTAAAAAAATGGAAAGAGTGACTTCAAACTAGCCTTTTACTATGGCCTTCATTAAAATATAGGATTACGTATTAATATTTAGACAGAAATAGGAAAAACATAGAATTGAAATGACTA belongs to Miscanthus floridulus cultivar M001 chromosome 4, ASM1932011v1, whole genome shotgun sequence and includes:
- the LOC136548013 gene encoding uncharacterized protein gives rise to the protein MTKDDFSRFYTSQKSQVENERFAARAQGGRLFYGSIKTIVERATTISSPQQRLLVLLLSLSGFSSFLLGFSGLSTESTKANIYSPCFRFCFLSLLVAPSSLSPSLSPSRLASRCLRHDDRRCPFLPLCFPPRLAASPEREAPPARCTRSSRGLAAPVQDPSAQSAETLGIAGAMLRVPSPVPFLSSCRRWDHLPAPRAGGQDLRLLRLGLLVLVRLRRFSDPASPLPRVPHCRPLFSFSRQGLRGGGRPGGPSNGGGADLHQPLHHISSPERRRWPPMLPPPFPLALALSSSGSLRSKNP